Below is a genomic region from Prunus persica cultivar Lovell chromosome G3, Prunus_persica_NCBIv2, whole genome shotgun sequence.
CAACTCTCTCAATTTgagcaacaaaaacaacaaaatcccacacccaaaacccaacGCAGAGCTAGAACCAGTCAAAGAAACCGCAGCACAAACCAACATCACAAAAGACTCTTCCTTTGAATTCATATCTTTCGAAGCCATGGCCAATTCAATCCCAGCAAAAAGCAAGAGCACCCCAAGAATCCCAATCGGAAACTGGTTCAGAACACTCACAAATGAGTTCCCAAACAGCAGAGCCAAAACCAACTTCCCAATCCCCAAAAACACAACCGAAGCCCCGCTCCTCCCTCCAAATCTGTACTGCCCAGCAAGCCCTCCAGCTCCATGGCATACAGGCATTGCCCCGAACCAGCACCCGACGAAGTTCATGACCCCTACGCTGATCGAAACCGTCCTCGCTGACGCCTCCCTGTCTGGAAACAGATCGCCGGATAATTTGCAGACGGCGATCACAGAGTTTAAGATTGACAGTGGGATTTGGGGAATTGCTCCGCGAACAAACCCAATTTTCCAATCTTCCCATGTAATCTTCAACAAGGTTATCTTAGAGGGCCCAAATTTGAGATCGCCCAAGATTGAAATGTCGCGGACAAAGCACAAAATCAgcccaaataagaaaactacgAGAGCTGCAGGAATTTGGGATAAAACTTTCAGTCGTTGATTAAGTCTTGGTGATCGGCGACGATTGATTGTGTTTTCAGTGCTGGGATTGTG
It encodes:
- the LOC18781618 gene encoding molybdate transporter 2, giving the protein MEEEAPSLSTTTTSPLLLHERCGHHLRLKTTLCAELSGAVGDLGTYIPIILALTLVSHLDLSTTLIFTALYNFTTGLLFGIPMPVQPMKSIAAVAISESPHLSLPQIAAAGLSTAGVLLLLGVTGLMSFLYRFLPFPVVRGVQLSQGLSFAFTAVKYIRFNQDLAASKSTSPRPWLGLDGLLLALSSLLFIVLATGSGDNDHTHNPSTENTINRRRSPRLNQRLKVLSQIPAALVVFLFGLILCFVRDISILGDLKFGPSKITLLKITWEDWKIGFVRGAIPQIPLSILNSVIAVCKLSGDLFPDREASARTVSISVGVMNFVGCWFGAMPVCHGAGGLAGQYRFGGRSGASVVFLGIGKLVLALLFGNSFVSVLNQFPIGILGVLLLFAGIELAMASKDMNSKEESFVMLVCAAVSLTGSSSALGFGCGILLFLLLKLRELEFSRVGFLKSKSEESSKDDEATSLIP